In Vidua chalybeata isolate OUT-0048 chromosome 5, bVidCha1 merged haplotype, whole genome shotgun sequence, one genomic interval encodes:
- the PUS7L gene encoding pseudouridylate synthase PUS7L isoform X3: MLPCFSYLTEHTGFRGTIKNSPRDFVVTELEVPELFLRETRAELLQKTSEAPPAQSSLCPREPKKRRTEPPGPAAPGCPRDAAPGPPGRGPSRAGGGCAASPGRNEREGDPDLQSGLGEAPVLESLLGRPVSELLNKFACDVKDAWGLETNADAGAGEFSLGPRLDKKIRADLHSAVRQKYPFLVTVTKDNEMIVKGNPDYRELCQLVTEKETSDFFKFLDAKLENSTFSFEPDGNKEHRKTVHHFINRKFGKLLETKSFTVTDVNDQSNMSIMVRFREKSLSRKRCAGGFQEKQDVYTAFTLQKENLETLEAIGLLAAELDVLPSDFSYTGIKDKKAITLQPMVVKKVTPERLKEIGSKMEKKGMKIYNIRPAYQHLRLGQLKGNHFDIVVRHLQHHSHDSSADLKERISEAVESVETKGFVNYYGPQRFGQGQIVQTDQIGLALLNEKMVKAVKLFFTPEDTDDPVNNAKRYFLQTEDAKGTLVMLPEFKVREKMLLRALNRYGVNHEGCTKGWLNIPHSLRIFYVHAYCSKIWNEAASYRLKTYGSKVVEGDLVFLEENDESISLNDKVHVVTASEESANKYSIYQVVLPMVGHSIKYPSNKVGQWYHERLSKDELELCKFRVSPLQLNIPGCYRLILKKVQNLSYFLESSEKETKIEDNHLNDLKVSLHISFDLDPSCYATVFLREIMKCDF; encoded by the exons ATGCTGCCCTGCTTCAGTTACCTGACCGAGCACACCGGCTTCCGCGGCACTATCAAAAACTCGCCGAGGGACTTCGTAGTGACAGAGCTCGAGGTGCCCGAACTCTTCCTCAGGGAAACCCGAGCTGAATTGCTCCAGAAGACCAGCGAAGCGCCGCcggcacagagcagcctgtgtCCGCGGGAGCCCAAAAAGCGGAGGACTGAgccgcccggcccggctgcCCCCGGGTGCCCCCGGGATGCTGCTCCCGGGCCCCCGGGGCGCGGCCCAAGCCGGGCGGGAGGCGGCTGTGCTGCATCCCCTGGCAGAAATGAGCGTGAGGGAGACCCCGATCTGCAGTCCGGCCTCGGGGAAGCCCCTGTGTTGGAGTCCTTACTCGGCAGGCCCGTGAGCGAACTGCTCAACAAATTTGCCTGCGATGTGAAGGATGCGTGGGGCTTGGAAACCAACGCGGATGCTGGTGCCGGGGAGTTCTCGCTAGGACCTAGGCTGGACAAGAAAATTCGAGCTGATTTACACAGTGCTGTAAGGCAGAAATACCCCTTTCTAGTCACTGTTACAAAAGACAATGAAATGATTGTAAAAGGGAATCCTGATTACAGAGAACTTTGTCAATTAgtaactgaaaaagaaacaagtgatttctttaaatttttagaTGCAAAGCTAGAAAATTCTACGTTTTCCTTCGAGCCTGATGGAAacaaagagcacagaaaaacaGTTCACCACTTTATCAATAGAAAATTTGGAAAGCttttagaaacaaaatcttTTACCGTGACAGATGTCAATGATCAGTCGAATATGTCAATAATGGTACGGTTTCGAGAAAAAAGTTTGTCCAGAAAAAGGTGTGCTGGTGGTTTTCAGGAGAAGCAAGATGTTTATACag CTTTCAcccttcagaaagaaaacctaGAAACACTAGAAGCAATCGGCTTGTTGGCAGCTGAACTTGATGTTCTTCCTTCAGACTTCAGTTACACTGGCATCAAAGATAAGAAGGCTATCACTTTGCAACCTATGGTGGTGAAGAAGGTGACTCCTGAGAG GTTGAAGGAAATTggaagcaaaatggaaaaaaagggtATGAAAATATACAACATCCGTCCAGCATACCAGCACCTCAGACTTGGTCAGCTGAAGGGCAATCACTTCGACATAGTTGTGAGACATCTCCAACACCACAGTCATGACTCTTCTGCAGATTTGAAGGAGAGAATATCTGAGGCAGTGGAAAGTGTTGAG ACAAAAGGTTTTGTGAATTACTACGGACCTCAGCGATTTGGACAAGGACAAATTGTTCAGACAGATCAAATAGGATTGGCTTTACTGAATGAAAAAATG GTGAAagctgtgaaattatttttcacaccTGAAGATACTGATGATCCTGTAAACAATGCAAAAAGATACTTTCTTCAAACTG AAGATGCAAAGGGCACACTTGTGATGCTGCCAGAATTTAAAGTAAGAGAGAAGATGTTGCTACGAGCTTTAAATCGCTATGGTGTAAATCATGAAGGTTGTACCAAAGGATGGCTCAACATTCCTCACTCCTTGCGCATATTCTATGTCCATGCTTATTGCAGTAAAATTTGGAATGAAGCAGCATCATATAGGCTGAAGACTTATGGCTCAAAAGTGGTTGAGGGTGATCTTGTCTTCTTGGAAGAAAATGATGAAAGCATTTCCCTGAATGACAAG GTTCATGTAGTCACTGCTTCCGAAGAATCAGCTAACAAATATTCTATATACCAA gtGGTTCTTCCAATGGTGGGACACAGTATCAAGTATCCCAGTAATAAAGTTGGACAATGGTACCATGAAAGACTTTCTAAAGATGAGCTGGAGTTGTGCAAATTCAGAGTGTCTCCATTACAGCTAAATATACCTGGATGCTACAGACTCATTTTGAAAAAAGTTCAGAATCTCTCATATTTTTTGGAAAGTAGTGAAAAAGAGACCAAAATAGAGGACAACCATCTGAATGATTTAAAAGTCTCTCTTCATATATCATTTGACCTTGATCCTTCATGTTATGCAACAGTCTTTCTgagagaaataatgaaatgtgatttttaa
- the PUS7L gene encoding pseudouridylate synthase PUS7L isoform X4 — MSIMVRFREKSLSRKRCAGGFQEKQDVYTAFTLQKENLETLEAIGLLAAELDVLPSDFSYTGIKDKKAITLQPMVVKKVTPERLKEIGSKMEKKGMKIYNIRPAYQHLRLGQLKGNHFDIVVRHLQHHSHDSSADLKERISEAVESVETKGFVNYYGPQRFGQGQIVQTDQIGLALLNEKMVKAVKLFFTPEDTDDPVNNAKRYFLQTEDAKGTLVMLPEFKVREKMLLRALNRYGVNHEGCTKGWLNIPHSLRIFYVHAYCSKIWNEAASYRLKTYGSKVVEGDLVFLEENDESISLNDKVHVVTASEESANKYSIYQVVLPMVGHSIKYPSNKVGQWYHERLSKDELELCKFRVSPLQLNIPGCYRLILKKVQNLSYFLESSEKETKIEDNHLNDLKVSLHISFDLDPSCYATVFLREIMKCDF; from the exons ATGTCAATAATGGTACGGTTTCGAGAAAAAAGTTTGTCCAGAAAAAGGTGTGCTGGTGGTTTTCAGGAGAAGCAAGATGTTTATACag CTTTCAcccttcagaaagaaaacctaGAAACACTAGAAGCAATCGGCTTGTTGGCAGCTGAACTTGATGTTCTTCCTTCAGACTTCAGTTACACTGGCATCAAAGATAAGAAGGCTATCACTTTGCAACCTATGGTGGTGAAGAAGGTGACTCCTGAGAG GTTGAAGGAAATTggaagcaaaatggaaaaaaagggtATGAAAATATACAACATCCGTCCAGCATACCAGCACCTCAGACTTGGTCAGCTGAAGGGCAATCACTTCGACATAGTTGTGAGACATCTCCAACACCACAGTCATGACTCTTCTGCAGATTTGAAGGAGAGAATATCTGAGGCAGTGGAAAGTGTTGAG ACAAAAGGTTTTGTGAATTACTACGGACCTCAGCGATTTGGACAAGGACAAATTGTTCAGACAGATCAAATAGGATTGGCTTTACTGAATGAAAAAATG GTGAAagctgtgaaattatttttcacaccTGAAGATACTGATGATCCTGTAAACAATGCAAAAAGATACTTTCTTCAAACTG AAGATGCAAAGGGCACACTTGTGATGCTGCCAGAATTTAAAGTAAGAGAGAAGATGTTGCTACGAGCTTTAAATCGCTATGGTGTAAATCATGAAGGTTGTACCAAAGGATGGCTCAACATTCCTCACTCCTTGCGCATATTCTATGTCCATGCTTATTGCAGTAAAATTTGGAATGAAGCAGCATCATATAGGCTGAAGACTTATGGCTCAAAAGTGGTTGAGGGTGATCTTGTCTTCTTGGAAGAAAATGATGAAAGCATTTCCCTGAATGACAAG GTTCATGTAGTCACTGCTTCCGAAGAATCAGCTAACAAATATTCTATATACCAA gtGGTTCTTCCAATGGTGGGACACAGTATCAAGTATCCCAGTAATAAAGTTGGACAATGGTACCATGAAAGACTTTCTAAAGATGAGCTGGAGTTGTGCAAATTCAGAGTGTCTCCATTACAGCTAAATATACCTGGATGCTACAGACTCATTTTGAAAAAAGTTCAGAATCTCTCATATTTTTTGGAAAGTAGTGAAAAAGAGACCAAAATAGAGGACAACCATCTGAATGATTTAAAAGTCTCTCTTCATATATCATTTGACCTTGATCCTTCATGTTATGCAACAGTCTTTCTgagagaaataatgaaatgtgatttttaa
- the PUS7L gene encoding pseudouridylate synthase PUS7L isoform X2, which yields MLPCFSYLTEHTGFRGTIKNSPRDFVVTELEVPELFLRETRAELLQKTSEAPPAQSSLCPREPKKRRTEPPGPAAPGCPRDAAPGPPGRGPSRAGGGCAASPGRNEREGDPDLQSGLGEAPVLESLLGRPVSELLNKFACDVKDAWGLETNADAGAGEFSLGPRLDKKIRADLHSAVRQKYPFLVTVTKDNEMIVKGNPDYRELCQLVTEKETSDFFKFLDAKLENSTFSFEPDGNKEHRKTVHHFINRKFGKLLETKSFTVTDVNDQSNMSIMVRFREKSLSRKRCAGGFQEKQDVYTDFSYTGIKDKKAITLQPMVVKKVTPERLKEIGSKMEKKGMKIYNIRPAYQHLRLGQLKGNHFDIVVRHLQHHSHDSSADLKERISEAVESVETKGFVNYYGPQRFGQGQIVQTDQIGLALLNEKMVKAVKLFFTPEDTDDPVNNAKRYFLQTEDAKGTLVMLPEFKVREKMLLRALNRYGVNHEGCTKGWLNIPHSLRIFYVHAYCSKIWNEAASYRLKTYGSKVVEGDLVFLEENDESISLNDKVHVVTASEESANKYSIYQVVLPMVGHSIKYPSNKVGQWYHERLSKDELELCKFRVSPLQLNIPGCYRLILKKVQNLSYFLESSEKETKIEDNHLNDLKVSLHISFDLDPSCYATVFLREIMKCDF from the exons ATGCTGCCCTGCTTCAGTTACCTGACCGAGCACACCGGCTTCCGCGGCACTATCAAAAACTCGCCGAGGGACTTCGTAGTGACAGAGCTCGAGGTGCCCGAACTCTTCCTCAGGGAAACCCGAGCTGAATTGCTCCAGAAGACCAGCGAAGCGCCGCcggcacagagcagcctgtgtCCGCGGGAGCCCAAAAAGCGGAGGACTGAgccgcccggcccggctgcCCCCGGGTGCCCCCGGGATGCTGCTCCCGGGCCCCCGGGGCGCGGCCCAAGCCGGGCGGGAGGCGGCTGTGCTGCATCCCCTGGCAGAAATGAGCGTGAGGGAGACCCCGATCTGCAGTCCGGCCTCGGGGAAGCCCCTGTGTTGGAGTCCTTACTCGGCAGGCCCGTGAGCGAACTGCTCAACAAATTTGCCTGCGATGTGAAGGATGCGTGGGGCTTGGAAACCAACGCGGATGCTGGTGCCGGGGAGTTCTCGCTAGGACCTAGGCTGGACAAGAAAATTCGAGCTGATTTACACAGTGCTGTAAGGCAGAAATACCCCTTTCTAGTCACTGTTACAAAAGACAATGAAATGATTGTAAAAGGGAATCCTGATTACAGAGAACTTTGTCAATTAgtaactgaaaaagaaacaagtgatttctttaaatttttagaTGCAAAGCTAGAAAATTCTACGTTTTCCTTCGAGCCTGATGGAAacaaagagcacagaaaaacaGTTCACCACTTTATCAATAGAAAATTTGGAAAGCttttagaaacaaaatcttTTACCGTGACAGATGTCAATGATCAGTCGAATATGTCAATAATGGTACGGTTTCGAGAAAAAAGTTTGTCCAGAAAAAGGTGTGCTGGTGGTTTTCAGGAGAAGCAAGATGTTTATACag ACTTCAGTTACACTGGCATCAAAGATAAGAAGGCTATCACTTTGCAACCTATGGTGGTGAAGAAGGTGACTCCTGAGAG GTTGAAGGAAATTggaagcaaaatggaaaaaaagggtATGAAAATATACAACATCCGTCCAGCATACCAGCACCTCAGACTTGGTCAGCTGAAGGGCAATCACTTCGACATAGTTGTGAGACATCTCCAACACCACAGTCATGACTCTTCTGCAGATTTGAAGGAGAGAATATCTGAGGCAGTGGAAAGTGTTGAG ACAAAAGGTTTTGTGAATTACTACGGACCTCAGCGATTTGGACAAGGACAAATTGTTCAGACAGATCAAATAGGATTGGCTTTACTGAATGAAAAAATG GTGAAagctgtgaaattatttttcacaccTGAAGATACTGATGATCCTGTAAACAATGCAAAAAGATACTTTCTTCAAACTG AAGATGCAAAGGGCACACTTGTGATGCTGCCAGAATTTAAAGTAAGAGAGAAGATGTTGCTACGAGCTTTAAATCGCTATGGTGTAAATCATGAAGGTTGTACCAAAGGATGGCTCAACATTCCTCACTCCTTGCGCATATTCTATGTCCATGCTTATTGCAGTAAAATTTGGAATGAAGCAGCATCATATAGGCTGAAGACTTATGGCTCAAAAGTGGTTGAGGGTGATCTTGTCTTCTTGGAAGAAAATGATGAAAGCATTTCCCTGAATGACAAG GTTCATGTAGTCACTGCTTCCGAAGAATCAGCTAACAAATATTCTATATACCAA gtGGTTCTTCCAATGGTGGGACACAGTATCAAGTATCCCAGTAATAAAGTTGGACAATGGTACCATGAAAGACTTTCTAAAGATGAGCTGGAGTTGTGCAAATTCAGAGTGTCTCCATTACAGCTAAATATACCTGGATGCTACAGACTCATTTTGAAAAAAGTTCAGAATCTCTCATATTTTTTGGAAAGTAGTGAAAAAGAGACCAAAATAGAGGACAACCATCTGAATGATTTAAAAGTCTCTCTTCATATATCATTTGACCTTGATCCTTCATGTTATGCAACAGTCTTTCTgagagaaataatgaaatgtgatttttaa
- the PUS7L gene encoding pseudouridylate synthase PUS7L isoform X5, with protein sequence MFIQKENLETLEAIGLLAAELDVLPSDFSYTGIKDKKAITLQPMVVKKVTPERLKEIGSKMEKKGMKIYNIRPAYQHLRLGQLKGNHFDIVVRHLQHHSHDSSADLKERISEAVESVETKGFVNYYGPQRFGQGQIVQTDQIGLALLNEKMVKAVKLFFTPEDTDDPVNNAKRYFLQTEDAKGTLVMLPEFKVREKMLLRALNRYGVNHEGCTKGWLNIPHSLRIFYVHAYCSKIWNEAASYRLKTYGSKVVEGDLVFLEENDESISLNDKVHVVTASEESANKYSIYQVVLPMVGHSIKYPSNKVGQWYHERLSKDELELCKFRVSPLQLNIPGCYRLILKKVQNLSYFLESSEKETKIEDNHLNDLKVSLHISFDLDPSCYATVFLREIMKCDF encoded by the exons ATGTTTATACag aaagaaaacctaGAAACACTAGAAGCAATCGGCTTGTTGGCAGCTGAACTTGATGTTCTTCCTTCAGACTTCAGTTACACTGGCATCAAAGATAAGAAGGCTATCACTTTGCAACCTATGGTGGTGAAGAAGGTGACTCCTGAGAG GTTGAAGGAAATTggaagcaaaatggaaaaaaagggtATGAAAATATACAACATCCGTCCAGCATACCAGCACCTCAGACTTGGTCAGCTGAAGGGCAATCACTTCGACATAGTTGTGAGACATCTCCAACACCACAGTCATGACTCTTCTGCAGATTTGAAGGAGAGAATATCTGAGGCAGTGGAAAGTGTTGAG ACAAAAGGTTTTGTGAATTACTACGGACCTCAGCGATTTGGACAAGGACAAATTGTTCAGACAGATCAAATAGGATTGGCTTTACTGAATGAAAAAATG GTGAAagctgtgaaattatttttcacaccTGAAGATACTGATGATCCTGTAAACAATGCAAAAAGATACTTTCTTCAAACTG AAGATGCAAAGGGCACACTTGTGATGCTGCCAGAATTTAAAGTAAGAGAGAAGATGTTGCTACGAGCTTTAAATCGCTATGGTGTAAATCATGAAGGTTGTACCAAAGGATGGCTCAACATTCCTCACTCCTTGCGCATATTCTATGTCCATGCTTATTGCAGTAAAATTTGGAATGAAGCAGCATCATATAGGCTGAAGACTTATGGCTCAAAAGTGGTTGAGGGTGATCTTGTCTTCTTGGAAGAAAATGATGAAAGCATTTCCCTGAATGACAAG GTTCATGTAGTCACTGCTTCCGAAGAATCAGCTAACAAATATTCTATATACCAA gtGGTTCTTCCAATGGTGGGACACAGTATCAAGTATCCCAGTAATAAAGTTGGACAATGGTACCATGAAAGACTTTCTAAAGATGAGCTGGAGTTGTGCAAATTCAGAGTGTCTCCATTACAGCTAAATATACCTGGATGCTACAGACTCATTTTGAAAAAAGTTCAGAATCTCTCATATTTTTTGGAAAGTAGTGAAAAAGAGACCAAAATAGAGGACAACCATCTGAATGATTTAAAAGTCTCTCTTCATATATCATTTGACCTTGATCCTTCATGTTATGCAACAGTCTTTCTgagagaaataatgaaatgtgatttttaa
- the PUS7L gene encoding pseudouridylate synthase PUS7L isoform X1 — MLPCFSYLTEHTGFRGTIKNSPRDFVVTELEVPELFLRETRAELLQKTSEAPPAQSSLCPREPKKRRTEPPGPAAPGCPRDAAPGPPGRGPSRAGGGCAASPGRNEREGDPDLQSGLGEAPVLESLLGRPVSELLNKFACDVKDAWGLETNADAGAGEFSLGPRLDKKIRADLHSAVRQKYPFLVTVTKDNEMIVKGNPDYRELCQLVTEKETSDFFKFLDAKLENSTFSFEPDGNKEHRKTVHHFINRKFGKLLETKSFTVTDVNDQSNMSIMVRFREKSLSRKRCAGGFQEKQDVYTAFTLQKENLETLEAIGLLAAELDVLPSDFSYTGIKDKKAITLQPMVVKKVTPERLKEIGSKMEKKGMKIYNIRPAYQHLRLGQLKGNHFDIVVRHLQHHSHDSSADLKERISEAVESVETKGFVNYYGPQRFGQGQIVQTDQIGLALLNEKMVKAVKLFFTPEDTDDPVNNAKRYFLQTEDAKGTLVMLPEFKVREKMLLRALNRYGVNHEGCTKGWLNIPHSLRIFYVHAYCSKIWNEAASYRLKTYGSKVVEGDLVFLEENDESISLNDKVVLPMVGHSIKYPSNKVGQWYHERLSKDELELCKFRVSPLQLNIPGCYRLILKKVQNLSYFLESSEKETKIEDNHLNDLKVSLHISFDLDPSCYATVFLREIMKCDF; from the exons ATGCTGCCCTGCTTCAGTTACCTGACCGAGCACACCGGCTTCCGCGGCACTATCAAAAACTCGCCGAGGGACTTCGTAGTGACAGAGCTCGAGGTGCCCGAACTCTTCCTCAGGGAAACCCGAGCTGAATTGCTCCAGAAGACCAGCGAAGCGCCGCcggcacagagcagcctgtgtCCGCGGGAGCCCAAAAAGCGGAGGACTGAgccgcccggcccggctgcCCCCGGGTGCCCCCGGGATGCTGCTCCCGGGCCCCCGGGGCGCGGCCCAAGCCGGGCGGGAGGCGGCTGTGCTGCATCCCCTGGCAGAAATGAGCGTGAGGGAGACCCCGATCTGCAGTCCGGCCTCGGGGAAGCCCCTGTGTTGGAGTCCTTACTCGGCAGGCCCGTGAGCGAACTGCTCAACAAATTTGCCTGCGATGTGAAGGATGCGTGGGGCTTGGAAACCAACGCGGATGCTGGTGCCGGGGAGTTCTCGCTAGGACCTAGGCTGGACAAGAAAATTCGAGCTGATTTACACAGTGCTGTAAGGCAGAAATACCCCTTTCTAGTCACTGTTACAAAAGACAATGAAATGATTGTAAAAGGGAATCCTGATTACAGAGAACTTTGTCAATTAgtaactgaaaaagaaacaagtgatttctttaaatttttagaTGCAAAGCTAGAAAATTCTACGTTTTCCTTCGAGCCTGATGGAAacaaagagcacagaaaaacaGTTCACCACTTTATCAATAGAAAATTTGGAAAGCttttagaaacaaaatcttTTACCGTGACAGATGTCAATGATCAGTCGAATATGTCAATAATGGTACGGTTTCGAGAAAAAAGTTTGTCCAGAAAAAGGTGTGCTGGTGGTTTTCAGGAGAAGCAAGATGTTTATACag CTTTCAcccttcagaaagaaaacctaGAAACACTAGAAGCAATCGGCTTGTTGGCAGCTGAACTTGATGTTCTTCCTTCAGACTTCAGTTACACTGGCATCAAAGATAAGAAGGCTATCACTTTGCAACCTATGGTGGTGAAGAAGGTGACTCCTGAGAG GTTGAAGGAAATTggaagcaaaatggaaaaaaagggtATGAAAATATACAACATCCGTCCAGCATACCAGCACCTCAGACTTGGTCAGCTGAAGGGCAATCACTTCGACATAGTTGTGAGACATCTCCAACACCACAGTCATGACTCTTCTGCAGATTTGAAGGAGAGAATATCTGAGGCAGTGGAAAGTGTTGAG ACAAAAGGTTTTGTGAATTACTACGGACCTCAGCGATTTGGACAAGGACAAATTGTTCAGACAGATCAAATAGGATTGGCTTTACTGAATGAAAAAATG GTGAAagctgtgaaattatttttcacaccTGAAGATACTGATGATCCTGTAAACAATGCAAAAAGATACTTTCTTCAAACTG AAGATGCAAAGGGCACACTTGTGATGCTGCCAGAATTTAAAGTAAGAGAGAAGATGTTGCTACGAGCTTTAAATCGCTATGGTGTAAATCATGAAGGTTGTACCAAAGGATGGCTCAACATTCCTCACTCCTTGCGCATATTCTATGTCCATGCTTATTGCAGTAAAATTTGGAATGAAGCAGCATCATATAGGCTGAAGACTTATGGCTCAAAAGTGGTTGAGGGTGATCTTGTCTTCTTGGAAGAAAATGATGAAAGCATTTCCCTGAATGACAAG gtGGTTCTTCCAATGGTGGGACACAGTATCAAGTATCCCAGTAATAAAGTTGGACAATGGTACCATGAAAGACTTTCTAAAGATGAGCTGGAGTTGTGCAAATTCAGAGTGTCTCCATTACAGCTAAATATACCTGGATGCTACAGACTCATTTTGAAAAAAGTTCAGAATCTCTCATATTTTTTGGAAAGTAGTGAAAAAGAGACCAAAATAGAGGACAACCATCTGAATGATTTAAAAGTCTCTCTTCATATATCATTTGACCTTGATCCTTCATGTTATGCAACAGTCTTTCTgagagaaataatgaaatgtgatttttaa